The following proteins are encoded in a genomic region of Bacteroidota bacterium:
- the prmA gene encoding 50S ribosomal protein L11 methyltransferase produces MDYIELNCSMPEGSLQSQEILIAELNNLGYEGFLEDETGLKAYIPASAFNFEKILWLKQEFSDFKDIQFSYLLLKEQNWNEESETRFQPIIIGNRCVIRPSTSKTDLGVEFEIIINPKMSFGTGRHETTTMIVETLLDMDLRGKSVLDMGCGTGILSILASKKQAATVTAIDNDTWAYQNCLENIKINHCSNISVLLGDAQLLKGKKFQFILANLNRNILVNDMKHYSGCSDKGTQVLMSGFLTSDLDIVIKEAAKYQFKPNFHKEKNDWVMASFTKQ; encoded by the coding sequence ATGGATTATATTGAGTTAAATTGCTCTATGCCTGAAGGCAGCCTTCAATCACAAGAAATTTTGATTGCTGAATTAAACAACCTTGGATATGAAGGATTTCTCGAAGACGAAACTGGCCTGAAGGCATATATCCCGGCATCTGCCTTCAATTTCGAAAAGATATTGTGGCTTAAGCAGGAATTCTCTGATTTCAAGGATATTCAATTTTCCTATTTGCTGTTGAAAGAACAAAACTGGAATGAAGAATCCGAGACCCGGTTTCAACCCATTATTATTGGGAATCGCTGTGTAATACGCCCTTCAACTTCAAAGACAGATCTTGGGGTAGAATTTGAAATCATCATCAATCCCAAAATGTCATTTGGTACTGGCAGGCATGAGACCACGACAATGATTGTTGAAACCCTCCTGGACATGGACCTCAGGGGGAAAAGTGTGCTTGATATGGGTTGCGGTACAGGTATCCTGTCCATACTTGCCTCAAAAAAACAGGCTGCAACAGTCACTGCTATTGACAATGATACATGGGCCTATCAAAATTGCCTGGAAAATATAAAAATTAATCATTGTTCAAATATTTCTGTCCTGTTGGGGGATGCACAGCTTCTTAAAGGCAAAAAATTCCAGTTTATCCTGGCTAACCTCAACCGTAACATTCTGGTAAACGATATGAAACATTACTCCGGATGTTCGGACAAAGGGACACAGGTGCTGATGAGCGGTTTTCTAACCAGCGACCTGGATATTGTAATAAAGGAAGCAGCAAAATATCAATTCAAACCCAACTTCCACAAGGAAAAAAATGATTGGGTAATGGCATCTTTCACCAAACAATAA
- the tpiA gene encoding triose-phosphate isomerase, with amino-acid sequence MRKKIVAGNWKMNKTLPEGIELVKEIKELITKKPASDVTVILAPPFIHLTEVNKFVDNKQMFLSAQNCASEASGAYTGEVSAQMIKSVGASYVIIGHSERRGYYHEDNAILAKKVNLALENGLSPIFCCGENLAERESGKFFDVIKKELAESLFGLNKDALLKVVIAYEPIWAIGTGKTASPDQAQEIHQFIRGLLTEKYGRELSENISILYGGSCNAKNAKELFSNHDVDGGLIGGASLKPQDFLQIIHSF; translated from the coding sequence ATGAGAAAGAAGATAGTTGCCGGAAACTGGAAGATGAACAAGACTCTACCTGAAGGCATTGAATTAGTAAAAGAGATAAAAGAACTGATTACCAAAAAACCCGCATCCGATGTTACTGTTATTTTAGCACCACCATTTATTCATTTAACCGAAGTAAACAAGTTTGTTGATAACAAACAAATGTTCCTCTCTGCTCAAAATTGTGCTTCTGAAGCAAGCGGAGCCTATACCGGCGAAGTATCTGCCCAGATGATTAAATCTGTGGGCGCTTCTTATGTTATCATTGGACACTCTGAACGCCGTGGTTATTATCATGAAGACAATGCCATCCTGGCTAAAAAAGTAAATCTGGCACTTGAAAACGGCCTGTCCCCTATCTTCTGTTGTGGTGAAAATCTTGCAGAACGCGAATCCGGAAAATTCTTCGATGTCATCAAAAAAGAATTGGCTGAATCATTATTCGGACTTAACAAAGATGCTTTATTGAAGGTTGTTATTGCTTACGAACCTATCTGGGCTATTGGAACCGGCAAGACAGCTTCACCCGACCAGGCACAGGAAATTCATCAATTTATCCGCGGCCTGCTCACTGAAAAATATGGCAGGGAATTGTCTGAAAATATTTCTATCCTCTATGGAGGAAGCTGCAACGCTAAAAATGCCAAAGAACTGTTTTCCAATCACGATGTTGACGGTGGTTTGATTGGCGGTGCTTCACTGAAACCACAGGATTTCCTGCAAATTATCCATTCTTTCTAA
- a CDS encoding ABC transporter permease → MILSKYILRRFFYSLLILWGVVTVVFMLFNVLPGDPARMMLGQRTDLNSIEAVKKELGLDKPKSLQYLRYINELSPVSVFNLKNKESFFYYDTAKYGSKKVILHFSSNKALLLKWPYLGRSFQSKKNVGAIIGETLPNTFILAFAAIVFASILGIALGITAAIKKDSVFDRLSLFFSAFGMSLPSFFAAILIGWFFAFVLGKYTHLNLTGNLYEVDNLGMGEHLMLKNLILPAFTLGIRPLAIVVQLSRNSMLEVLSQDYIRTAKAKGLSFSQVIWHHALKNSLNPVITAISGWFASLMAGVVFIEYIFGWKGLGYVIVDALNNYDMPLVLGCILTISLIFIIINWLVDAAYTLIDPRIKMI, encoded by the coding sequence ATGATTTTATCTAAATATATACTGAGGCGTTTTTTCTATAGCCTTTTGATATTGTGGGGAGTAGTTACCGTGGTATTCATGCTCTTTAATGTATTGCCCGGCGATCCTGCACGTATGATGCTTGGGCAACGCACCGACCTGAATTCTATCGAAGCAGTAAAAAAAGAGCTTGGCCTGGACAAGCCCAAAAGCCTGCAATATTTAAGATATATCAATGAACTTTCGCCCGTATCGGTTTTTAACCTGAAAAACAAAGAAAGTTTTTTCTATTACGATACCGCCAAATATGGGAGCAAAAAGGTAATCCTGCATTTTTCGTCAAACAAGGCTTTATTGCTTAAATGGCCATATCTGGGCCGTTCATTCCAAAGCAAAAAAAATGTAGGGGCAATTATAGGCGAGACTCTGCCCAATACCTTTATACTTGCCTTTGCAGCCATTGTTTTTGCCAGTATACTTGGAATTGCCCTTGGGATAACCGCAGCCATAAAAAAGGACAGCGTTTTCGACCGTTTATCCTTGTTTTTCTCAGCCTTTGGCATGTCGCTTCCCTCATTTTTTGCAGCCATCCTCATAGGCTGGTTTTTTGCTTTTGTACTGGGCAAATACACCCACCTGAACCTTACGGGCAACCTGTACGAGGTTGATAACCTGGGCATGGGGGAGCATCTGATGCTTAAAAACCTCATTTTGCCGGCTTTCACACTGGGCATAAGGCCTTTGGCAATTGTCGTCCAACTATCGCGCAATTCCATGCTTGAGGTGCTTTCTCAGGATTATATCCGGACAGCCAAAGCAAAAGGTTTAAGTTTTTCCCAGGTAATCTGGCATCATGCCTTAAAAAACTCATTAAATCCTGTCATAACCGCCATATCCGGCTGGTTTGCTTCATTAATGGCAGGGGTGGTGTTCATAGAATATATATTTGGCTGGAAAGGGCTGGGTTATGTCATTGTTGATGCCCTGAACAATTATGATATGCCGCTGGTGCTGGGTTGCATCCTGACCATATCGCTTATTTTCATTATCATCAACTGGCTTGTTGATGCAGCTTATACATTAATTGACCCGAGAATTAAAATGATTTAG
- the proS gene encoding proline--tRNA ligase → MEKFLTSRAENYSEWYNELVVKADLAENSAVRGCMVIKPYGYAIWEKMQAALDQMFKDTGHSNAYFPLFIPKSFFSKEASHVKGFAKECAIVTHYRLKNDPDGKGVVVDEDSKLEEELIVRPTSETIIWATYRNWIQSYRDLPILVNQWANVVRWEMRTRLFLRTAEFLWQEGHTAHATKEEAQEEAMRMINVYEDFAKNWLSVPVLKGVKTENEKFAGAIDTYCIEALMQDGKALQAGTSHFLGQNFAKAFDVKFTDKNGLLDYVWATSWGVSTRLMGALIMAHSDDKGLVLPPKLAPIQVVIIPVYKNDEELSAISEKVAVIKQKLESKGISVKYDDRDTQKPGWKYAYHELKGVPVRLSLGPRDLKNNTIEIVRRDTLKKNVISQEGIENVVEDLLKDIQSYLYQKALSFRDSNIRKVDSYDEFKQVLEEKGGFIAAHWDGTTETELKIKDDTKATIRCIPLDVEEEEGKCMVTGKPSPHRVIFAKAY, encoded by the coding sequence ATGGAAAAGTTCTTAACAAGTCGTGCCGAAAATTATTCTGAATGGTACAATGAATTGGTCGTTAAAGCAGATCTGGCAGAAAACTCTGCCGTCAGGGGGTGCATGGTCATTAAACCATATGGTTATGCAATATGGGAAAAGATGCAGGCTGCCCTTGATCAAATGTTTAAAGATACAGGTCATTCCAACGCATATTTCCCCTTATTTATTCCTAAATCTTTCTTTTCAAAAGAAGCAAGTCATGTCAAAGGTTTTGCAAAAGAATGTGCTATTGTTACCCACTACCGTCTTAAAAATGATCCTGACGGCAAAGGGGTGGTGGTTGATGAGGATTCCAAACTTGAAGAAGAACTGATTGTCCGTCCTACCTCTGAAACTATTATCTGGGCCACGTATAGGAACTGGATTCAATCTTACCGCGATTTGCCTATTTTGGTGAATCAATGGGCTAATGTAGTAAGATGGGAAATGCGTACCCGCCTGTTTTTGCGTACGGCCGAATTTTTATGGCAGGAAGGACATACTGCCCACGCCACTAAAGAAGAAGCCCAGGAAGAGGCCATGAGAATGATCAATGTTTATGAAGATTTTGCAAAAAACTGGCTTTCAGTCCCTGTTTTGAAAGGAGTGAAAACTGAAAATGAGAAATTTGCCGGTGCCATTGATACCTATTGCATTGAAGCCTTGATGCAGGACGGCAAAGCCCTTCAGGCAGGTACTTCACACTTCCTCGGACAGAATTTTGCCAAAGCTTTCGATGTGAAATTTACTGATAAAAACGGATTGCTTGATTACGTCTGGGCAACCTCCTGGGGCGTTTCTACCCGGCTGATGGGGGCTCTGATTATGGCTCATTCCGATGACAAAGGTCTGGTGCTGCCTCCTAAGCTTGCTCCTATACAAGTGGTAATTATTCCGGTTTATAAAAATGACGAGGAACTGTCTGCAATCTCTGAGAAGGTCGCCGTGATCAAACAGAAACTTGAAAGTAAAGGCATTTCAGTGAAATATGATGACAGGGATACGCAGAAGCCGGGATGGAAGTATGCTTACCATGAGCTGAAAGGTGTTCCGGTACGTTTGTCCCTTGGGCCCCGCGATCTGAAAAATAATACCATTGAAATTGTCCGCCGTGATACCCTGAAAAAGAATGTTATTTCGCAGGAAGGAATTGAAAACGTTGTCGAAGATTTATTAAAGGATATTCAATCATATTTGTATCAGAAAGCCCTGTCCTTTAGAGACAGCAACATCAGGAAGGTGGATAGTTACGATGAATTCAAGCAGGTGCTTGAGGAAAAAGGTGGCTTTATTGCTGCCCATTGGGACGGGACTACGGAAACCGAACTGAAAATAAAAGATGATACCAAGGCCACTATACGTTGCATCCCTCTGGATGTCGAAGAGGAAGAAGGAAAATGTATGGTCACCGGTAAACCTTCCCCCCACAGGGTTATTTTTGCAAAAGCATATTAA